TCGCATCCGACGAGAGCCGTTACGTGACGGGCGCGGAGCTCGTGATCGACGGCGGGATGTGCGCGGTCTGACGCCGCGCATGCGCCGGCGGCGGCTTTTTCGCGCGACCGTCGATGAATTCTTGAAAAATCGCGGCGTCGTGATTGCATCGTTGCGGTTCGCGGTTCGCGGTTCGCGGTTCGCGGTTCGCGGTTCGCGGTTCGCGGTTCGCGGTTCGCGGTTCGCGGTTCGCGGTTCGCGGTTCGCGCGAATGCGACAGCGCCGCACGCGCGGCGTTCGCCGATGAGGGCGCACGCCATCCGTTTCCACTCATCTCGAAGGTGATGCCATGTCCACACCCGTCAATCGCCAACTGCGTCTGAAGGCTCGTCCCGACGGGCGCGTCGGCCAGGAACACTTCACGCTCGCCGAAGCGCCGCTGCCCGCGCTCCGGCCGGGCGAGATGCTCGTGCGCGTGCTGTATCTGTCGATGGACCCGACCAATCGCGTCTGGATGAGCGACATCCCGCAGTATCTGCCGCCGGTGGCGATCGGCGACGTGATGCGCGCGCTCGGCATCGGCCGCGTCGTCGCGTCGAACGCGCCGGGGTTCGCCGAGGGCGATCTCGTGCAAGGGCTCGTCGGCTGGCAGGACTACGCGCACGTGCGCGCCGACGAGGCCGCGCACTACACGAAGCTGCCCGCCGCACTCGGCCTGCCGTTGCCGCGCCTGCTCGGCGCGTGCGGGATGAGCGGGCTCACCGCGTACTACGGCCTCACCGAGATCGCGCCGGTGCAGCCGGGCGAGACGCTCGTCGTGTCGGCGGCCGCGGGCTCGGTCGGCTCCGTGGCCGGACAGATCGGCAAGATTCACGGCGCGCGCGTCGTCGGCATCGCGGGCGGCGCGGACAAGTGCCGCTATCTGACCGACGAACTCGGCTTCGACGCGGCCGTCGACTACAAGGCCGACGACTGGAAGCGCGCGCTGAAGGACGCGACGCCCGACGGCGTGCACGTGAACTTCGAGAACGTCGGCGGCGAGATCATGCGCGCGGTGCTGTCGCGGATGGTGATCGGCGGGCGCGTCGCGCTGTGCGGCGTGATCGCGAACTACAACAGCGGGCGGCCCGCCGACGACGTCAGCGTGCTGATCGCGAAGCGGCTGACGATGCGCGGCTTCCTGATTCTCGATTACCGGAAGAGCCGCGAAGCGATCGCGACGCTCGCGGGCTGGCTGCGCGACGGCCGGCTGAAGGCGGAGGAAACCGTCGCCGACGGGTTGACGAACGCGCCCGACGTGCTGAATCGCCTGTTCGACGGCAGCCATCGCGGCAAGCTCGTGCTGCGGGTCGATCCGCAGGCTTGAGCGGGCGGCAGCGCCGATGCGCGCTGCGAGCGGTCAGGCCGATCGGGGCGATCGGGGCAGGGCGGCGCCGGGCGGCCGCCGCGGTTCGCGCGGCGTGCTCGGGTAGCGGCGCGCATTGGCCGAATGCGAGCGTGTTGCCGTCCCTGCGCGCGCGGGTATGCGCGATCGCATCGGCGAATGCGCGAGTACATGCGCCGCACGCTCGCCCCGGCCGGCTTACGCAACCTCCGTCGCCGGCGCGCGATGCCTGTCGCGCA
The nucleotide sequence above comes from Burkholderia thailandensis E264. Encoded proteins:
- a CDS encoding NADP-dependent oxidoreductase, with protein sequence MSTPVNRQLRLKARPDGRVGQEHFTLAEAPLPALRPGEMLVRVLYLSMDPTNRVWMSDIPQYLPPVAIGDVMRALGIGRVVASNAPGFAEGDLVQGLVGWQDYAHVRADEAAHYTKLPAALGLPLPRLLGACGMSGLTAYYGLTEIAPVQPGETLVVSAAAGSVGSVAGQIGKIHGARVVGIAGGADKCRYLTDELGFDAAVDYKADDWKRALKDATPDGVHVNFENVGGEIMRAVLSRMVIGGRVALCGVIANYNSGRPADDVSVLIAKRLTMRGFLILDYRKSREAIATLAGWLRDGRLKAEETVADGLTNAPDVLNRLFDGSHRGKLVLRVDPQA